In Alteribacter lacisalsi, a genomic segment contains:
- a CDS encoding MarR family transcriptional regulator has translation MTVNYKNHLLMNYIRGMAKTLEEEWQAGAKELGLTLAEQHIMWIVYLEERASISTIAKVGLWDRSTVMQVIKRLVNKGLVLVEKDESDLRVSYVKLTDQGHQKRKQTQSASFELFEFIQEYQKEKPEFIEELVAFHREANRHFHGEEFVEWVERTTSEYESKTGIDDAEAALHRAEKI, from the coding sequence ATGACCGTGAATTATAAAAACCATCTGCTGATGAATTATATTCGGGGAATGGCAAAAACACTGGAAGAAGAATGGCAGGCCGGCGCAAAAGAGCTGGGTCTGACCCTGGCAGAACAGCACATCATGTGGATCGTTTATCTTGAAGAACGGGCATCCATCTCCACAATTGCAAAAGTAGGGCTCTGGGATCGATCTACCGTGATGCAGGTTATCAAACGCCTGGTTAATAAAGGTCTTGTACTGGTTGAGAAAGATGAAAGCGATCTTAGGGTTTCCTATGTGAAGCTTACAGATCAGGGTCATCAAAAGCGTAAACAGACACAGTCGGCTTCATTTGAACTGTTTGAGTTTATACAGGAATATCAAAAGGAGAAACCTGAATTTATCGAGGAACTGGTGGCGTTTCACAGAGAAGCAAACCGTCATTTTCATGGTGAGGAATTTGTGGAGTGGGTGGAACGGACGACATCAGAATACGAAAGTAAAACAGGTATAGACGATGCAGAAGCCGCATTGCACAGAGCTGAAAAAATATAA
- a CDS encoding M20/M25/M40 family metallo-hydrolase — protein sequence MINHERLLEEFKELVQIDSETKYESAVAKVLKEKFEALGLHVKEDDTTAVTGHGAGNLICTLEGNTGGETIYFTSHMDTVVPGKGIKPIEEDGYIKTDGTTILGADDKAGLAAMLEAIRTIQENEVPHGTVQFIITVGEESGLVGAKALDPADIKASYGFALDSDGEVGNIIIAAPTQAKVNATVYGKTAHAGVAPEKGVSAITLASKAIARMPLGRIDEETTANIGRFEGGSQTNIVCDRVDILAEARSLVGEKMEAQVEKMKAAFEETAAEMGGRVELDIDVMYAGFKHEDGDEIVETAKRAVKAVGREPKLLQSGGGSDANIIAGHGVPTINLGIGYEEIHTTNERMPIEELNKSAELVVALIKEAAEA from the coding sequence ATGATTAATCACGAACGACTTCTCGAGGAATTTAAGGAACTTGTACAAATTGATTCTGAAACTAAGTATGAATCAGCTGTTGCAAAGGTGCTTAAGGAAAAATTTGAAGCACTGGGCCTGCATGTAAAAGAAGATGACACCACAGCAGTAACCGGACACGGTGCCGGCAATCTGATCTGTACCCTTGAAGGCAATACCGGGGGAGAGACCATCTATTTTACCTCTCACATGGATACGGTTGTTCCCGGGAAGGGAATTAAACCAATCGAAGAAGACGGATACATAAAAACTGACGGCACCACGATTCTTGGTGCCGATGATAAAGCAGGCCTTGCAGCCATGCTTGAAGCGATCCGCACAATCCAGGAAAACGAGGTTCCCCATGGTACTGTCCAGTTCATTATTACCGTTGGGGAGGAATCCGGGCTTGTCGGTGCGAAAGCCCTTGACCCGGCTGATATTAAAGCAAGCTACGGTTTTGCCCTCGACAGCGACGGTGAAGTCGGCAACATTATTATCGCTGCCCCGACCCAGGCCAAAGTCAATGCCACTGTTTACGGCAAAACGGCTCACGCAGGAGTTGCACCGGAAAAAGGTGTGTCGGCCATCACGCTTGCATCTAAGGCGATAGCACGCATGCCCCTCGGCAGAATTGATGAAGAAACGACAGCGAATATCGGCCGTTTCGAAGGCGGAAGCCAGACGAATATTGTCTGCGACCGAGTGGACATCCTTGCCGAAGCCCGCTCTCTTGTAGGTGAGAAAATGGAAGCTCAGGTTGAGAAGATGAAAGCGGCATTTGAAGAAACGGCTGCTGAAATGGGCGGTCGTGTGGAGCTGGACATCGATGTTATGTATGCCGGCTTTAAGCATGAAGACGGGGATGAGATCGTGGAAACAGCCAAGCGTGCTGTGAAAGCTGTCGGCCGTGAACCGAAGCTTCTTCAAAGCGGGGGCGGCAGTGATGCTAATATCATTGCGGGCCATGGGGTTCCGACAATTAACCTCGGTATCGGCTATGAAGAGATTCATACCACGAATGAACGGATGCCGATTGAAGAATTAAATAAATCAGCAGAACTGGTGGTTGCCCTTATTAAGGAAGCAGCCGAAGCTTGA
- the mce gene encoding methylmalonyl-CoA epimerase gives MKRKIRVLIAKPGLDGHDRGALVIAQGLRDAGMEVIYTGLRQTPKQIVRAALQEDVDAIGLSCLSGAHNVLFPEVLRLLKEEQAEDMIVFGGGVIPRPDAVRLEENGIRKIFTPGTSVKAVAAFVEQAVRENRGEAGDDVLEPPAGVDHIGIAVRSIDEAMTFYADHLHLKADATVEVPEQGVKVAFIPLGNTKLELLEPLNEESPVAKFIEKRGEGIHHIAFSTDSLEARLAQLKKEGLPILNETPVKGAGGYPIAFLHPKAAKGVLVELCEPEGLEEGVEA, from the coding sequence ATGAAACGAAAAATCAGAGTTCTTATAGCCAAACCCGGTCTGGATGGGCATGACAGGGGCGCCCTTGTTATCGCACAGGGTCTCAGGGATGCAGGGATGGAAGTCATATACACCGGGCTAAGGCAGACACCGAAGCAGATTGTCAGGGCAGCATTGCAGGAAGATGTCGATGCAATCGGGCTTTCGTGTCTTTCCGGTGCACATAACGTCCTGTTTCCGGAGGTACTTCGTCTGTTAAAAGAAGAACAAGCGGAAGATATGATCGTTTTCGGGGGAGGCGTGATCCCGAGACCGGATGCTGTGAGGCTGGAGGAAAACGGAATCAGAAAAATCTTCACACCGGGTACTTCAGTTAAAGCAGTAGCAGCTTTTGTGGAACAGGCTGTTCGTGAAAACAGAGGTGAGGCAGGTGACGATGTGCTTGAACCGCCTGCAGGTGTTGATCACATCGGGATTGCCGTCCGTTCGATTGATGAGGCGATGACTTTTTATGCTGATCATCTCCACCTTAAAGCGGATGCAACCGTCGAAGTGCCTGAGCAGGGAGTAAAGGTGGCGTTCATACCTCTGGGTAATACTAAACTTGAGCTGCTCGAGCCGCTGAATGAGGAAAGTCCCGTTGCTAAATTTATTGAAAAACGGGGAGAAGGAATTCATCATATTGCTTTTTCAACAGACAGCCTGGAGGCCCGGCTGGCACAGCTGAAAAAAGAAGGGCTGCCGATTTTAAATGAAACACCAGTTAAAGGTGCCGGAGGATATCCGATTGCCTTCCTTCATCCCAAAGCAGCAAAAGGGGTGCTGGTGGAACTGTGCGAGCCCGAAGGATTGGAAGAAGGTGTGGAAGCATAA
- a CDS encoding DUF4017 family protein, protein MKKIMLSLIVYAAACIAVLLIPASEGYNTVGWKLLVGQVYAIPAFIIALLILLYLDRKHTKSSTA, encoded by the coding sequence ATGAAAAAAATCATGCTTTCGCTCATTGTTTACGCGGCTGCCTGCATTGCTGTCCTGCTTATCCCGGCCTCTGAAGGATACAACACCGTGGGCTGGAAGTTACTTGTAGGCCAAGTTTACGCCATACCAGCTTTTATTATTGCTTTGTTAATTCTCCTCTATCTGGACAGAAAGCACACAAAGTCATCAACTGCATGA
- a CDS encoding acyl-CoA mutase large subunit family protein — MKTKESSFFKEWQEKTSRQLEKRPERKETFHTSSQIPVERVYVPGDTDDQYKVQLGLPGEYPYTRGIRNTMYRGRHWTMRQYAGFGSAKETNRRFRYLLEQGQTGLSVAFDLPTQIGYDSDDPMALGEVGKVGVAIDSLEDMEQLFEGIGLDQVSTSMTINAPASILLAMYMVVAEKQGVSMEKIQGTIQNDILKEYIARGTYIYPPESSMRLITDIFSYCTDYAPKFNTISISGYHIREAGANAVQELAFTLANARAYVDAALKAGLDIDAFAPRLAFFFNGHNHFFEEVAKFRAARRMWARIMKEEYGAKDERSLQLRFHTQVAGSTLTAQQPDNNIVRVALQALAAVLGGTQSLHTNAKDEALALPTEDSARIALRTQQIIANETGVADTVDPLGGSYYVESLTDEMEKEAQNYMDEIDKRGGAVAAVDQQYMKREIQRAAYDTQKRIENEDEVVVGVNRYKLDEEPEPELLEVDDTFVEGQLASLGRLRSERDSAKVEKALAELKYHAEGHSNLMPFIKEAVRCYATVGEISGVLREVFGEYQG, encoded by the coding sequence ATGAAAACGAAAGAGAGTTCTTTTTTTAAAGAGTGGCAGGAAAAAACCAGCCGTCAGCTTGAAAAGAGACCAGAACGTAAAGAGACGTTTCATACTTCTTCACAAATTCCGGTAGAACGGGTGTATGTCCCGGGAGACACGGATGATCAATATAAAGTACAGCTGGGCCTTCCAGGCGAGTATCCATACACACGGGGAATTCGGAACACAATGTATCGCGGACGGCACTGGACGATGCGTCAGTATGCCGGATTTGGTTCTGCAAAGGAAACGAACCGGCGTTTCCGTTATCTGCTTGAGCAGGGTCAGACGGGCCTTAGTGTGGCATTTGATCTTCCCACTCAGATTGGATATGACTCCGATGACCCTATGGCCCTCGGTGAAGTAGGAAAAGTCGGTGTGGCTATCGATTCCCTTGAAGACATGGAACAGCTTTTTGAAGGCATCGGGCTTGACCAGGTAAGTACATCCATGACCATTAATGCCCCTGCCTCCATCCTGCTTGCCATGTATATGGTGGTTGCTGAGAAGCAGGGTGTTTCCATGGAAAAAATACAGGGCACAATCCAAAATGACATTTTAAAAGAATACATTGCCAGAGGCACATATATTTACCCGCCTGAGTCGTCCATGCGGCTTATAACTGATATCTTCTCCTATTGTACAGACTATGCGCCGAAATTTAACACAATCAGTATCAGTGGTTATCATATCAGGGAAGCAGGGGCCAACGCCGTACAGGAACTCGCTTTCACTCTTGCCAATGCCAGGGCATACGTGGATGCGGCTCTGAAAGCGGGATTGGACATTGACGCATTTGCCCCAAGACTCGCATTTTTCTTCAACGGCCACAACCACTTCTTTGAGGAAGTAGCCAAATTCCGTGCGGCCCGCCGGATGTGGGCGCGAATTATGAAAGAGGAATACGGGGCGAAAGACGAGAGAAGCTTGCAGCTCCGGTTTCATACACAGGTTGCCGGCTCAACGCTGACAGCCCAGCAGCCGGACAATAACATCGTGAGGGTGGCCCTTCAGGCCCTTGCCGCCGTTCTTGGCGGTACGCAGAGTCTCCACACCAACGCAAAGGATGAAGCACTTGCCCTGCCGACAGAGGATTCGGCAAGAATAGCCCTTCGCACCCAGCAGATCATTGCAAATGAAACAGGTGTTGCCGATACGGTGGATCCCCTTGGCGGATCTTATTACGTTGAGTCTCTGACGGACGAGATGGAAAAAGAAGCGCAGAATTATATGGATGAGATCGATAAAAGAGGCGGAGCTGTGGCTGCTGTGGATCAGCAGTATATGAAACGTGAAATTCAGCGTGCGGCTTATGATACACAGAAACGGATTGAGAACGAAGATGAAGTGGTAGTGGGCGTTAACCGTTACAAGCTTGATGAAGAACCGGAGCCGGAACTTCTGGAAGTGGATGACACGTTTGTAGAGGGACAGCTGGCAAGTCTGGGCCGTCTCCGCTCTGAACGGGACAGTGCAAAAGTTGAAAAGGCACTGGCAGAACTCAAGTATCATGCAGAAGGACACTCAAATCTAATGCCGTTTATTAAGGAAGCTGTGCGGTGCTACGCCACCGTAGGTGAAATCAGCGGTGTGCTTAGAGAAGTTTTTGGAGAATACCAGGGATAG
- the prli42 gene encoding stressosome-associated protein Prli42: MPRKARKAIVYMMIAIMFLGTAMYGVAMW; the protein is encoded by the coding sequence ATGCCACGCAAAGCTAGAAAAGCCATTGTTTATATGATGATCGCCATAATGTTCCTTGGAACTGCCATGTACGGAGTTGCCATGTGGTAA
- a CDS encoding SRPBCC family protein — translation MFRGHFVYKTEIDQPVEEVWAFFSQNDNLAAVTGFPKVKVTGDSQVEEGAVVHLKLDFLIITLGWQARIVKVKPGVLFQDAGEKVPFPFRLWLHTHHFRQLGSGRTEMKDEVRFSSWIPAPFVKMMLFGMFMDRKRQLGKIQL, via the coding sequence TTGTTCAGAGGGCACTTTGTTTATAAAACAGAGATTGACCAGCCGGTTGAGGAGGTGTGGGCGTTCTTTTCACAAAATGACAATCTGGCTGCTGTCACAGGTTTTCCAAAAGTGAAGGTTACCGGTGACAGTCAGGTGGAAGAGGGGGCGGTCGTCCATTTAAAATTGGATTTTCTTATCATTACACTCGGCTGGCAGGCCAGGATAGTTAAAGTCAAACCCGGTGTCCTGTTTCAGGATGCCGGTGAGAAGGTGCCGTTTCCGTTTCGCCTATGGCTCCATACTCATCATTTTAGACAATTGGGATCAGGACGGACCGAGATGAAGGATGAAGTGAGATTCAGTTCCTGGATTCCCGCACCATTTGTAAAGATGATGCTGTTTGGCATGTTCATGGATCGAAAGCGCCAGCTGGGAAAAATCCAGTTATAA
- a CDS encoding acyl-CoA carboxylase subunit beta, with protein MDMFDKINELYDKRRAIELGGGDARIDKQHEKGKLTARERIDLLLDEGTFTELNPYIEHRNSDFGMQPGSAPGEGVVTGYGKVNGRLIFLFAQDFTVYGGALGEMHAKKIAAAMDLAVKNKAPFVGLNDSGGARIQEGVLSLDGYGHVFYRNSIYSGVIPQISVIMGPCAGGAVYSPAITDFVFMVEKTSQMFITGPKVIETVTGEKISSEELGGASVHGAISGNAHFTCESEQQALEQVRALLSYLPQHNEERPPKQEHQEREDFLPDIPDIVPFDSSRPYDVRKVLEMVVDEGSFMEVQASFAKNAVIGFARVNGRSVGLVANQPKVMAGGLDINSSDKISRFIRLCDCFNIPLITFEDVTGFFPGVKQEHGGIIRHGAKILYAYSEATVPKITVITRKAYGGAYVALNSKAIGADLVFAWPNAEIAVMGPHGAANIIFAKEIRESENPEETRQAKIEEYREKFANPYVAAANGMVDDVIDPRETRIKLIQSLDMLERKTEERPPKKHGNIPL; from the coding sequence ATGGATATGTTTGATAAAATTAACGAACTGTACGATAAACGGCGGGCGATTGAACTCGGCGGGGGTGATGCCCGGATTGACAAGCAACATGAAAAAGGGAAATTAACCGCAAGAGAGCGGATTGACCTTCTACTGGATGAGGGGACTTTCACTGAATTGAATCCTTATATTGAGCACCGTAACAGTGACTTTGGCATGCAGCCTGGATCTGCGCCGGGGGAGGGAGTTGTCACCGGTTACGGAAAAGTGAATGGGCGTCTCATCTTTTTATTTGCCCAGGACTTTACGGTGTACGGTGGAGCGCTGGGAGAGATGCACGCAAAGAAAATCGCAGCAGCCATGGATCTGGCTGTAAAGAACAAGGCTCCTTTTGTCGGTCTCAACGATTCCGGCGGTGCCCGGATTCAGGAAGGCGTCCTTTCCCTCGACGGATATGGACATGTATTTTACAGAAACTCCATCTATTCCGGTGTTATTCCGCAGATTTCAGTTATTATGGGACCTTGTGCAGGCGGAGCGGTGTATTCTCCGGCAATTACCGATTTCGTTTTTATGGTTGAAAAAACGAGCCAGATGTTTATTACCGGACCAAAAGTTATTGAAACGGTAACCGGTGAGAAAATCAGCTCTGAGGAACTGGGCGGAGCTTCTGTGCATGGTGCGATCAGTGGTAATGCCCACTTTACGTGTGAAAGTGAGCAGCAGGCGCTTGAGCAGGTGAGAGCCCTCCTGAGCTATCTTCCTCAGCATAATGAAGAACGCCCTCCGAAACAGGAGCATCAGGAAAGGGAAGACTTTCTTCCGGACATTCCCGATATCGTGCCCTTCGATTCTTCCAGACCCTACGATGTGAGAAAAGTTCTTGAAATGGTCGTTGATGAAGGCTCCTTTATGGAAGTGCAGGCGTCATTTGCGAAAAACGCAGTGATCGGCTTCGCCAGAGTGAACGGACGCTCAGTCGGTCTGGTAGCAAACCAGCCGAAAGTCATGGCTGGAGGACTCGATATTAATTCATCTGACAAAATATCACGATTTATCAGATTGTGTGACTGTTTTAACATCCCGCTGATTACTTTTGAGGACGTGACCGGATTTTTCCCTGGTGTAAAGCAGGAGCACGGAGGCATTATCAGGCACGGAGCCAAAATTCTGTACGCCTACTCTGAAGCGACAGTGCCGAAAATCACTGTAATTACGAGAAAAGCGTACGGCGGGGCCTATGTGGCATTAAACAGTAAGGCGATCGGGGCTGACCTGGTCTTCGCGTGGCCGAATGCTGAAATCGCTGTTATGGGACCCCACGGTGCGGCCAACATTATTTTTGCCAAAGAAATCAGGGAAAGTGAAAATCCCGAGGAAACCCGTCAGGCTAAAATTGAGGAGTACCGGGAGAAGTTTGCCAATCCGTACGTGGCTGCAGCAAACGGTATGGTCGATGATGTGATCGATCCGAGGGAAACGCGGATCAAACTGATCCAGAGTCTCGATATGCTTGAGCGTAAAACAGAAGAAAGGCCACCGAAAAAGCACGGGAACATTCCCCTTTAG
- a CDS encoding L,D-transpeptidase: MVHLLMAIILVVSPVWPLGTNPLPGDPYVIADLDRLELAFIEDGEVRQVFPIAAGAEEELTPVGEFTLTVKASNPYYRKKDIPGGDEDNPLGTRWLGFDARETDGRVYGIHGTNNPDSIGKRATAGCIRMKNEDVEMLFKELPVGTRICVTKDRRDFQEIAAEKGAILD, from the coding sequence GTGGTTCATCTGCTGATGGCAATTATACTCGTTGTTTCGCCCGTTTGGCCGCTCGGTACCAACCCGTTGCCGGGAGACCCATATGTGATCGCCGATCTTGACCGGCTTGAACTGGCATTTATCGAAGATGGGGAGGTGCGTCAGGTTTTCCCTATTGCTGCCGGTGCAGAGGAAGAGCTGACACCGGTAGGGGAATTTACCCTTACTGTTAAAGCATCCAATCCTTATTACCGTAAAAAGGACATCCCGGGAGGAGACGAGGATAACCCCCTTGGCACGAGGTGGCTCGGATTTGACGCAAGGGAAACCGATGGGAGGGTATATGGTATTCACGGGACGAATAATCCTGATTCAATTGGGAAGCGGGCAACGGCTGGCTGCATCAGAATGAAGAATGAGGATGTTGAAATGCTGTTTAAAGAGCTTCCGGTCGGCACCAGAATCTGTGTGACAAAGGATCGAAGAGATTTTCAGGAGATAGCTGCTGAAAAAGGTGCCATACTTGATTAG
- a CDS encoding aromatic acid exporter family protein: protein MFKIGYRTLKTALGAALAIAIAQWIGLDFYASAGIIAVLCIQKTKKQSFQMSWERLLACLIGLAFAAVLFEIAGYNPVALGLLLLMFIPTTLVVNAQAGIVTSTVIILHIYTLQAVSVPIIFNELALIVIGIGCALLMNVYMPSVETELAKQQQELENKFRKILHEFAVYVREGDSDWTGKEITEAADIVDTGKNTALQNLENHVLRYEDLFYHYFKMREKQLDILERIMPLLASVDTRVRQGEMTAEFLENLSQAVHPENTAHLFIDELEELQASFKEMPLPATREEFETRSTLLHLIRELEQYLVIKRQFKPKREYTMFR from the coding sequence TTGTTTAAAATTGGTTACCGTACGCTGAAAACTGCCCTGGGGGCCGCCCTGGCCATTGCGATTGCCCAGTGGATCGGTCTTGATTTTTATGCCTCAGCCGGAATTATTGCCGTTCTGTGCATACAGAAAACGAAGAAACAGTCGTTTCAGATGTCCTGGGAGAGACTGCTCGCCTGTTTGATTGGACTGGCCTTTGCCGCTGTATTGTTCGAAATTGCAGGGTATAACCCCGTTGCGCTCGGGCTGCTGCTCCTCATGTTTATTCCAACTACCCTGGTTGTGAACGCACAGGCCGGGATTGTTACAAGCACGGTTATCATTTTACATATCTACACCCTGCAGGCTGTAAGTGTGCCGATTATATTTAATGAGCTGGCTCTGATCGTCATCGGAATCGGCTGCGCCCTATTAATGAATGTGTACATGCCCAGCGTGGAGACGGAACTGGCCAAACAGCAGCAGGAACTTGAAAACAAATTCAGAAAAATCCTTCATGAATTTGCCGTTTACGTCCGTGAAGGAGACTCGGACTGGACAGGAAAGGAAATAACAGAGGCAGCAGATATTGTTGACACAGGAAAGAATACGGCCCTGCAAAATCTTGAAAATCATGTTCTCCGCTATGAGGATCTGTTTTATCATTACTTTAAAATGAGAGAAAAGCAGCTCGACATTCTTGAGCGTATCATGCCTCTTCTCGCTTCGGTAGATACACGGGTAAGGCAGGGGGAGATGACTGCCGAATTTCTGGAAAATCTCAGTCAGGCTGTCCATCCTGAAAATACTGCTCATTTATTTATCGATGAACTGGAGGAACTTCAGGCTTCGTTTAAGGAAATGCCGCTACCTGCAACACGTGAGGAATTTGAAACACGCTCCACCCTCTTACATTTGATAAGAGAACTCGAACAGTATCTTGTTATCAAGCGTCAGTTTAAGCCCAAAAGAGAATATACGATGTTTCGCTGA
- a CDS encoding BrxA/BrxB family bacilliredoxin, protein MDFQLFMNDVVQTARKDMTEAGYTELTTPEQVEDVFSKEGTTIVLINSVCGCAGGIARPSAHYMKNYEVKADNYVTVFAGQDREATAKAREYFEGYEPSSPSFALLKDGKIQTMLERHDIEGHEPIEVVANLEKAFDTYFK, encoded by the coding sequence ATGGATTTTCAACTTTTTATGAACGACGTAGTGCAGACAGCGCGAAAAGATATGACTGAAGCAGGATATACAGAACTGACGACACCGGAACAGGTGGAGGATGTGTTCAGTAAAGAAGGAACCACTATCGTGCTGATCAACTCGGTATGCGGCTGTGCAGGCGGCATTGCCCGTCCATCTGCCCATTATATGAAGAACTATGAAGTTAAAGCAGATAACTACGTTACTGTTTTTGCCGGCCAGGACCGGGAAGCAACAGCAAAAGCAAGGGAATATTTTGAAGGATACGAGCCGTCCTCTCCGTCATTCGCTCTATTAAAAGACGGGAAGATACAGACGATGCTTGAGCGGCACGATATTGAAGGCCACGAGCCGATTGAAGTCGTTGCAAATCTTGAAAAAGCCTTTGACACGTATTTCAAATAA
- a CDS encoding YaaR family protein, translated as MIKAAGKPHTEPRTIHIKARRSGTAFQDMLQKDQEKHSRDRFDAMLLKMEDQAGRLARSGTARDLQDYKNLVADFLKTAVAFTLKREESRSGHRSGAEKVHQLVRKTDKELAALTEEVLTDQKGLSVMRRTGVIKGLLVNVYT; from the coding sequence ATGATAAAAGCGGCGGGTAAACCGCATACAGAACCAAGGACAATTCACATAAAAGCCCGCAGATCAGGCACAGCTTTTCAGGATATGCTACAGAAGGATCAGGAAAAACATTCCAGAGATCGCTTTGATGCTATGCTGCTGAAAATGGAAGATCAGGCCGGGCGGCTGGCCCGTTCCGGAACAGCTCGAGATCTTCAGGATTATAAAAATCTTGTGGCAGATTTTTTGAAAACGGCTGTCGCTTTTACCCTCAAACGTGAAGAGTCGAGAAGCGGGCACCGCTCCGGGGCGGAAAAGGTCCATCAACTCGTCCGTAAGACAGACAAGGAGCTTGCTGCACTGACAGAGGAAGTCCTGACAGATCAAAAGGGCCTGTCAGTCATGAGACGGACGGGTGTCATTAAGGGGCTTCTCGTAAATGTTTACACGTAA
- a CDS encoding DNA polymerase IV — translation MESGGSSVKRKSTPARGRIIFHVDMNSFYASVEAAWDPSLKGKPLAIAGNVEERRGIVVTASYEARAKGVKPPMPLWEAKRHCPDLIVRKPDFDKYRKASSSMFQLLYEITPLVEPVSIDEGYMDISDSIRPDQAVKTAEYIQKRLANELSLPSSIGVAPNKFLAKMASDMKKPMGITVLRKRQVQDVLWPLKTIEMHGVGEKTSDKLKKLGIHTIGDLALADRDSLKNHLGIAGLKLNERACGIDSRPVDPDAVSEFKSIGNSTTMPSDITDRAKIRKILMNLADSVARRMRKKEVYAGNVQLTIRYHDWKTITRSRKLQNPVSTHADLLEASWRLFEEYWNQEPIRLLGITAMDLVEKGQAHKQLDLFSYEKDQKEYDLASAVHSIRDKFGESVLLKGTQLSKDKSDNLRDQKRRGTSLEKDFLRDDLFRKKE, via the coding sequence ATGGAATCAGGAGGGAGTTCGGTGAAACGGAAAAGCACACCTGCCCGGGGCAGAATTATTTTTCATGTTGATATGAACAGCTTTTACGCCTCTGTGGAGGCAGCATGGGATCCTTCTCTCAAAGGAAAACCACTTGCTATTGCAGGAAATGTTGAGGAACGGAGGGGGATTGTCGTCACAGCAAGCTATGAGGCGAGGGCAAAGGGAGTAAAACCACCCATGCCGCTGTGGGAGGCGAAACGTCACTGCCCGGACCTCATTGTCCGTAAACCGGATTTTGATAAATACCGGAAAGCCTCATCCTCCATGTTTCAGCTTCTCTATGAAATTACACCGCTGGTGGAGCCGGTGAGTATCGATGAAGGTTATATGGATATATCGGATTCGATACGCCCGGATCAGGCTGTCAAAACAGCAGAATATATACAAAAGCGGCTTGCTAATGAGCTGAGTCTGCCATCCAGCATCGGAGTGGCGCCAAATAAATTCCTGGCGAAAATGGCCAGTGATATGAAAAAACCGATGGGGATTACGGTGCTGAGGAAGCGTCAGGTACAAGACGTTCTCTGGCCGCTTAAAACGATTGAGATGCACGGTGTCGGTGAAAAAACGAGTGACAAACTGAAAAAGCTCGGGATTCATACGATTGGCGACCTGGCTCTTGCGGACCGCGATTCGCTGAAGAACCACCTGGGTATCGCGGGTCTAAAGCTTAATGAACGGGCCTGCGGCATTGATTCGAGACCGGTGGATCCTGACGCTGTAAGTGAATTTAAAAGTATCGGAAATTCCACAACGATGCCGTCAGATATAACAGATCGTGCAAAAATAAGGAAAATATTAATGAATCTGGCAGACTCTGTAGCAAGAAGAATGAGAAAAAAGGAAGTATACGCCGGTAATGTCCAACTGACGATCCGTTACCATGACTGGAAAACGATTACCCGCAGCAGAAAGCTTCAGAATCCGGTGAGTACGCATGCGGATCTTCTGGAAGCATCCTGGCGCCTTTTCGAAGAATACTGGAATCAGGAACCGATCAGACTTCTGGGCATCACGGCAATGGACCTCGTTGAAAAAGGTCAGGCACACAAACAGCTTGATCTGTTCTCGTATGAAAAGGATCAAAAAGAGTATGACCTTGCCTCAGCTGTTCACTCCATCCGGGATAAATTCGGGGAGAGCGTACTCCTTAAAGGAACACAGCTTTCTAAAGATAAAAGCGACAACTTAAGAGATCAGAAACGCAGAGGGACAAGCCTTGAAAAGGATTTTCTCCGGGATGATCTGTTCAGGAAAAAGGAGTAG